In one window of Pseudomonas benzenivorans DNA:
- a CDS encoding segregation and condensation protein A: MEVFLEAFEGPLDLLLYLIRKQNIDVLDIPVAEITRQYMGYVELMQSVRLELAAEYLVMAAMLAEIKSRMLLPRSSEAQEDEEDPRAELIRRLQEYERYKAAAEGLDLLPRVGRDHTVPHLEAPQARARKLLPDVSLEELLLSMAEVLRRADMFESHQVTREALSTRERMSEVLERLKGGAFVPFVELFAAEEGRLGVVVTFMAVLELIKESLVELVQNEAFGPIHVRARAE; this comes from the coding sequence CTGGAGGTGTTTCTCGAGGCCTTCGAGGGACCCCTGGACCTGCTGCTGTACCTGATCCGCAAGCAGAACATCGACGTGCTGGACATTCCGGTGGCGGAGATCACCCGGCAGTACATGGGCTATGTCGAGCTGATGCAGTCGGTGCGCCTGGAGCTGGCCGCCGAATACCTGGTGATGGCCGCCATGCTCGCGGAGATCAAGTCGCGCATGCTGCTGCCGCGCTCCAGCGAGGCGCAGGAAGACGAAGAGGACCCGCGCGCCGAGCTGATCCGCCGCCTGCAGGAGTACGAGCGCTACAAGGCCGCGGCCGAGGGGCTCGACCTGTTGCCGCGGGTCGGCCGCGATCACACGGTGCCGCATCTGGAGGCGCCCCAGGCGCGGGCGCGCAAGCTGCTGCCGGACGTCAGCCTGGAAGAGCTGCTGCTGTCGATGGCCGAGGTGTTGCGGCGGGCCGACATGTTCGAGAGCCACCAGGTGACCCGCGAGGCGCTGTCCACCCGCGAGCGCATGAGCGAAGTACTCGAGCGCCTCAAGGGCGGCGCCTTCGTGCCCTTCGTCGAGCTGTTCGCCGCGGAGGAAGGGCGTCTGGGGGTGGTGGTGACCTTCATGGCGGTGCTCGAGCTGATCAAGGAATCCCTGGTCGAGCTGGTGCAGAATGAGGCCTTCGGGCCTATCCACGTACGTGCGCGAGCCGAATGA
- the scpB gene encoding SMC-Scp complex subunit ScpB, with the protein MNLSDPRELAGLLEAFLLASGKPQSLERLFELFEERERPPSTVFREALELLRQSCEGRAFELKEVASGYRLQVRERFAPWVGRLWEERPQRYSRAMLETLALIAYRQPITRGEIEDVRGVAVNSQIVKTLLEREWIRVVGHRDVPGRPAMFATTKAFLDHFNLRSLDELPPLAALRELEPEPLPLDDDPAVPAGLQARADLASDMPAEEVRGETSFGSLLAELDAMEQGLKSDFDDLPEAASDGAPQELGEPADEADLGGR; encoded by the coding sequence ATGAACCTGAGCGATCCCCGCGAACTGGCCGGCCTGCTGGAGGCCTTCCTCCTGGCCTCCGGCAAGCCGCAATCCCTGGAGCGTCTGTTCGAGCTGTTCGAGGAGCGCGAACGGCCGCCCTCGACGGTGTTCAGGGAGGCCCTGGAGCTGCTGCGCCAGTCCTGCGAGGGACGTGCCTTCGAACTCAAGGAGGTGGCCTCGGGTTACCGCCTGCAGGTGCGCGAGCGCTTCGCCCCCTGGGTCGGCCGCCTGTGGGAGGAGCGCCCGCAGCGCTATTCCCGGGCCATGCTGGAGACCCTGGCGCTGATCGCCTACCGCCAGCCGATCACCCGCGGCGAGATCGAGGATGTACGCGGGGTGGCGGTCAACAGCCAGATCGTCAAGACCCTGCTGGAGCGCGAGTGGATCCGCGTGGTCGGCCATCGCGACGTGCCGGGCCGGCCTGCGATGTTTGCGACCACCAAGGCCTTTCTCGACCATTTCAACCTCAGGAGCCTCGACGAGCTGCCGCCGCTGGCGGCGCTGCGCGAACTGGAGCCCGAGCCGCTGCCCTTGGACGATGATCCGGCGGTGCCGGCCGGGCTGCAGGCACGTGCCGACCTGGCGAGCGACATGCCGGCCGAAGAGGTGCGCGGGGAAACCAGCTTCGGCAGCCTGCTGGCCGAACTGGACGCCATGGAGCAGGGGCTCAAGAGCGATTTCGACGACTTGCCGGAAGCCGCCTCGGACGGCGCTCCGCAAGAGCTAGGGGAGCCGGCGGACGAAGCCGATCTCGGCGGGCGTTGA
- the rluB gene encoding 23S rRNA pseudouridine(2605) synthase RluB, translated as MSESEQHSPAGEKLQKVLARMGLASRREIEAWIEQGRVKVNGVTASLGARVDLHDAIAVDGRLIKREEAAESVRRVLIYNKPDGEICTRDDPEGRPTVFDRLPRPKDGRWINIGRLDINTTGLLMFTTDGELANRLMHPSYQMDREYAVRVRGEVDEEMLERLKAGVMLEDGPAKFTDIKEAPGGEGFNHWYHCVVMEGRNREVRRLWESQGLVVSRLKRVRFGPVFLTSDLTMGRWREMSQREVDILSAEVGLKPQALPQMKEKVRDKLDRLQRKSAKPVGRDERQPRTLRPAHGGPAEAESSRSGRGTPVAERPQDVRKKRPGVELAERPARKPAAAPSKRRGQPSGEGQRPGAGRGSRKPQ; from the coding sequence ATGAGTGAAAGCGAACAACACAGCCCCGCTGGCGAGAAGCTGCAAAAGGTCCTGGCCCGCATGGGGCTGGCCTCGCGTCGGGAAATCGAGGCCTGGATCGAGCAGGGCCGGGTCAAGGTCAATGGCGTCACCGCCAGCCTCGGCGCGCGGGTCGACCTGCATGACGCCATCGCCGTCGATGGTCGGCTGATCAAGCGCGAAGAGGCCGCGGAGAGCGTGCGCCGCGTGCTGATCTACAATAAGCCCGATGGCGAAATCTGCACCCGCGACGATCCCGAGGGCCGGCCGACCGTGTTCGACCGCCTGCCGCGACCGAAGGACGGACGCTGGATCAATATCGGCCGCCTCGACATCAACACCACCGGTCTGCTGATGTTCACCACCGACGGTGAGCTGGCCAATCGCCTGATGCATCCCTCCTACCAGATGGATCGCGAGTATGCCGTGCGCGTGCGCGGCGAGGTCGACGAGGAGATGCTCGAGCGGTTGAAGGCCGGGGTGATGCTCGAGGATGGCCCGGCCAAGTTCACCGACATCAAGGAGGCGCCGGGGGGAGAGGGCTTCAACCACTGGTATCACTGCGTGGTGATGGAAGGGCGCAACCGCGAGGTGCGCCGCCTGTGGGAGTCCCAGGGGCTGGTGGTCAGCCGCCTGAAGCGGGTGCGCTTCGGTCCGGTGTTCCTGACCTCCGACCTGACCATGGGGCGCTGGCGGGAAATGAGCCAGCGCGAGGTGGACATCCTCAGCGCAGAGGTCGGCCTCAAGCCCCAGGCCTTGCCGCAGATGAAGGAGAAGGTGCGCGACAAGCTCGACCGCCTGCAGCGCAAATCGGCCAAGCCGGTCGGCCGCGACGAGCGTCAGCCGCGTACCCTGCGCCCGGCCCATGGCGGGCCGGCCGAGGCCGAGTCGAGCCGTTCCGGGCGGGGCACGCCGGTGGCCGAGCGTCCTCAGGACGTACGCAAGAAGCGCCCGGGCGTGGAGCTGGCCGAGCGCCCGGCCCGCAAGCCAGCGGCGGCGCCGAGCAAGCGTCGCGGTCAGCCGAGCGGAGAGGGTCAGCGTCCGGGGGCCGGCCGCGGTAGCCGCAAGCCGCAGTAA
- a CDS encoding GGDEF domain-containing protein yields the protein MGPSSQTNTIDFDAAKLKRLGFSNQHTRPLHRTNLAQLRQQLALQLQTSLDTERVLSLFFAAVQRLVPLDALSYQQPISDLRLELGERASHSAAYRLSHDGEYLGELVFRRKLRFSDEELAQLESLLASLLFPLRNALLYRAAIQDALRDPLTGTGNRIAMDQTLAREVELARRNLLPLSLLMLDLDHFKQVNDKHGHGVGDEVLKAVATTLKSQLRNVDMVFRYGGEEFLVLLSGTPREAAGMIGERLRHAVLELQCLDQGRPIELSISLGCATLLPGEAADSLLRRADSALYVAKRDGRNRLTMAG from the coding sequence ATGGGTCCTTCGAGCCAGACCAACACCATAGATTTCGATGCAGCGAAGCTGAAGCGCCTGGGCTTTTCCAATCAGCACACCCGCCCCCTGCACCGAACCAACCTAGCCCAACTGCGCCAGCAGCTCGCCCTGCAGCTGCAGACCAGTCTGGACACCGAGCGCGTGCTCTCGCTGTTCTTCGCCGCCGTGCAGCGCCTGGTGCCCCTGGATGCCCTGAGCTACCAGCAGCCGATCAGCGATTTGCGCCTGGAACTGGGTGAGCGCGCCAGCCACTCTGCCGCCTACCGCCTCAGCCATGACGGCGAGTATCTCGGCGAGCTGGTGTTCCGCCGCAAGCTGCGCTTCAGTGACGAGGAGCTCGCTCAGCTGGAGTCGCTGCTGGCCAGCCTGCTGTTCCCCCTGCGCAATGCCCTGCTCTATCGTGCGGCCATCCAGGACGCCCTGCGCGACCCGCTGACCGGTACCGGCAACCGCATCGCCATGGACCAGACCCTGGCGCGCGAGGTCGAGCTGGCGCGGCGCAACCTGTTGCCGCTGTCCTTGCTGATGCTGGATCTCGACCACTTCAAGCAGGTCAACGACAAGCATGGCCACGGCGTCGGTGACGAAGTCCTCAAGGCGGTCGCCACCACCCTGAAGAGTCAGCTGCGCAACGTCGACATGGTGTTCCGCTATGGTGGCGAAGAGTTCCTCGTGCTGTTGTCCGGCACCCCTCGCGAGGCCGCCGGGATGATCGGCGAACGCCTGCGCCACGCCGTGCTGGAACTGCAGTGCCTGGACCAGGGACGGCCCATCGAGCTGTCGATCAGCCTCGGCTGCGCCACCCTGCTGCCCGGTGAAGCGGCAGACAGCCTGCTACGCCGCGCCGACAGCGCGCTCTATGTCGCCAAGCGCGACGGCCGCAACCGCCTGACCATGGCCGGCTGA
- a CDS encoding YciK family oxidoreductase: MFDYSARPDLLKDRVILVTGAGRGIGAAAAQTFAAHGATVLLLGKTEEHLSKVYDAIEAAGHPQPAVIPFNLETALPHQYDELAAMIEREFGKLDGLLHNASIIGPRTPLEQLSGDNFMRVMQVNVNATFMLTSTLLPLLKLAPDASVVFTSSSVGRKGRAYWGAYAVSKFATEGLMQVLADELDGIASVRANSVNPGATRTDMRAQAYPGENPASNPAPEAIMPVYLYLMGPDSNGVNGQAFDAQ, encoded by the coding sequence ATGTTCGACTATTCCGCCCGTCCCGACCTACTCAAGGATCGCGTGATTCTGGTCACTGGCGCCGGCCGCGGGATCGGCGCCGCCGCCGCCCAGACCTTCGCCGCCCATGGCGCCACCGTGCTGCTGCTGGGCAAGACCGAAGAACACCTGAGCAAGGTCTACGACGCCATAGAAGCGGCCGGCCACCCGCAACCCGCGGTGATCCCCTTCAACCTGGAAACCGCCTTGCCGCACCAGTACGACGAGCTGGCGGCGATGATCGAGCGTGAGTTCGGCAAGCTCGACGGCCTGCTGCACAACGCCTCGATCATCGGCCCGCGCACGCCGCTGGAGCAGCTCTCCGGCGACAACTTCATGCGCGTGATGCAAGTCAACGTCAACGCCACCTTCATGCTCACCAGCACCTTGCTGCCGCTGCTCAAGCTCGCCCCGGACGCCTCGGTGGTCTTCACCTCCAGCAGCGTCGGGCGCAAGGGCCGCGCCTACTGGGGCGCCTACGCGGTGTCCAAGTTCGCCACCGAGGGCCTGATGCAGGTGCTGGCCGACGAACTCGACGGCATCGCCAGCGTGCGCGCCAACAGCGTCAACCCGGGCGCCACCCGCACCGACATGCGGGCCCAGGCCTACCCGGGCGAGAACCCGGCGAGCAACCCGGCGCCCGAGGCGATCATGCCGGTCTACCTGTACCTGATGGGGCCCGACAGCAACGGTGTCAACGGTCAGGCCTTCGACGCCCAGTGA
- the mupP gene encoding N-acetylmuramic acid 6-phosphate phosphatase MupP, with product MRLRAVLFDMDGTLLDSAPDFIAICQAMRAERGLPPIADKLIRDQISGGARAMVAASFALDPQDALFEPLRLEFLERYQQHCAVLTRPFDGIEQLLADIERARLIWGVVTNKPLRFAEPIMQQLGLAKRSAILICPDHVTRSKPDPEPMTLACSRLDLEPASVLFVGDDLRDIESGRAAGTRTAAVTYGYIHPEDNPRNWGADVVVDHPQELRAVLDRALCSC from the coding sequence ATGCGTCTGCGCGCGGTTCTTTTCGACATGGACGGCACCCTGCTCGACAGCGCGCCGGACTTTATCGCCATCTGCCAGGCGATGCGCGCCGAACGCGGCCTGCCCCCCATCGCCGACAAGCTGATTCGCGACCAGATCTCCGGCGGCGCCCGTGCCATGGTTGCCGCCAGCTTCGCCCTGGACCCGCAGGACGCGCTGTTCGAACCCCTGCGCCTGGAATTCCTCGAGCGCTATCAGCAGCATTGCGCCGTACTCACCCGCCCGTTCGACGGCATCGAACAGCTGCTCGCCGACATCGAGCGGGCCAGACTGATCTGGGGGGTGGTCACCAACAAGCCGCTGCGCTTCGCCGAACCGATCATGCAGCAACTGGGCCTGGCCAAACGCTCGGCCATTCTAATCTGCCCGGATCACGTGACCCGCAGCAAACCCGACCCGGAACCCATGACCCTGGCCTGCAGCCGCCTGGACCTGGAGCCGGCCAGCGTGCTGTTCGTCGGCGACGACCTGCGCGACATCGAGTCGGGCCGCGCCGCCGGCACTCGCACCGCGGCGGTGACCTATGGCTACATCCACCCCGAAGACAACCCGAGGAACTGGGGCGCCGACGTGGTGGTCGACCACCCGCAGGAGTTGCGCGCCGTGCTCGATCGCGCGCTGTGTTCCTGCTGA